In the genome of Segnochrobactrum spirostomi, the window GCTCGAGCTCTTCACCGAGCGCGGCGCCGGCACGCTCATCACGCCGTGATCGCCGCCGTGTCCGGCGCGCCCGATCTTTCCGCCTTCGTCGGGGTCGAAGCCTGGATCTTCGACCTCGACAACACGCTCTATCCGGCGGAGAGCCGGCTGTTCGCGCAGATCGACGACCGCATCGGCGCCTATGTCGGGCGCCTTCTCGCCGTCTCCGCCGAAGAGGCGCGGGTGGTGCAGAAGGATTATTATCGCCGCTACGGCACGACGCTGCGCGGCCTGATGATCGAGCACGGCATCTCGCCGGACGAGTTCCTCTCCTACGTCCACGACATCGACCATTCGCCGCTGTCGCCGGCGCCCCAGCTCGCCGCCGCGCTCGCCCGCCTGCCGGGCAAGCGCTTCATCATGACGAACGGCTCGCGCGGCCACGCCCATGCGGTCGCCGCCAAGCTCGGCATCGGCGACCATTTCGAGGATGTCTTCGACATCGTCGATGCCGATCACGTGCCGAAGCCGGAGGCCGCCGCCTACGAGACCTTCTGGCGCCGCCACGGCATCGTGCCGCCGAAGGCGGCGATGTTCGAGGACCTCGCCCGCAATCTCGCGGTGCCGCACGCCCACGGCATGCGCACCGTCCTGGTGGTGCCGACCGGCACCCGCGAGGTGTTCCGCGAGGCCTGGGAGCTCGAAGATCACGACGCGCCCCATGTCGGCCACGTCACCGACGATCTCGCCGGCTTCCTCGACCGCGTCGCCGACAGCCTCGGCGCTCCGCGCTGAAGCCCCGCGCCCGAGGCCGACTTTTTCTTTTGCCGGCGCGGCCGCTCTGTTAGAAGCCGCGCGGGGCCTCGCGCGGCGGGCCTGAACTTTCTGCCGGAGTTTCCTGAGCGATGCGCAGCGCCACGATCGAGCGCAAGACCAACGAGACCGAGATCAAGGTTTCCGTCGATCTCGACGGGAGCGGCAAGGCCGCGATCGCGACCGGCGTCGGCTTCTTCGACCATATGCTCGATCAGATTGCGCGCCACGCCATGATCGACCTCACCGTGGCGGCGAAGGGCGACCTCCACGTCGACGATCACCACACCGTCGAGGACGTCGGCATCGCGCTCGGCCAGGCGATCCGCCAGGCGCTCGGCGACCGCCGCGGCATCACCCGCTACGCCGACGTGCACCTGCCGATGGACGAGGCGCTGACCCGCGTCGCGGTCGACGTGTCCGGCCGACCCTTCCTGGTGTTCCGCGCCGCGTTCCCCTCGCCCAAGATCGGCACCTTCGACACCGAGCTCGTCGAGGAATTCTTCCGCGCCCTCGCCTTCAATGCGGGGCTGACACTGCATGTCGAGACGCTCTACGGTGGCAACAGCCACCATATAGCGGAGAGCTGCTTCAAGGGCGTGGCCCGGGCGCTGAAGGCGGCGTTCGCCCGCGACCCCCGTCTCGGCGACGCGGTGCCCTCGACTAAGGGCAGCCTCTGAGCGAGCGGGGGCCCGAAGCGGCGAGGGCGGAGCCGGCACGTCCGGGTCCGCGGGCTGCGACAGGGGAGAAGGACCATGGCCGTCTTCAGCGTGCTCGAACCGATCCCGACCGGTGATCTGCGCCATGACGCGGAGCGCGTCGTGCTCGTGCGCGAGGGCTTCTCCTGGCTCGCCTTCCTCGTGCCCCTCGTCTGGCTTCTGGTCCATCGGCTCTGGCTCGCGCTCGTCCTCTTCCTCGCGGCCTCCTTCGCGGTGCAGGCGGCGGGCTCAGCGATCGGCGGTCCGGCGGCGGCGCTGGGCGAACTCGGCCTCTGCCTGATCTTCGGCTTCGAGGCGAACGCCATCCGCCGCTGGACCCTGACGCGCCGGGGCCTGCGCTTCACCGCCGTGGTCGCCGGCGCCAACCGCGACGAATGCGAGCGCCGCTTCTTCGCGACCTGGCTCGTCGGCCATGCCCTGGAGCGCGACCGGTCCGCTTTGGCCGCGGCGCGCCCGGCCAGGCCCCCGTCGCCGCACCGGCCTCCGATCCGGTGATCGGTCTGTTCCCGTCTTCGGAGCGTCCGCAATGAACGTCGCCGTCCTCGATTATGGATCGGGCAATCTGCGCTCGGCCGCGAAGGCCCTCGAGCGGGCGGCCCGCGAGGCGGGCGGCGGCGCGGCGATCCTCGTCACCGCCGATCCGGATGTCGTGCGCACCGCCGACCGGATCGTGCTGCCCGGCGTCGGCGCGTTCGCCGATTGCCGCCGCGGGCTCGCCGCGGTGCCGGGTCTCGCGGAGGCGCTGGTCGAGGCGGTTGAGGAGAAGGGCCGACCCTTCCTCGGCATCTGCGTCGGCATGCAATTGATGGCCGAGCGCGGCCTCGAATACGAGACCACCGACGGCTTCGGCTGGATCCCCGGCGACGTGGTGCGCATCGAGCCCGGCGCCGAGCACCTCAAGGTGCCGCACATGGGCTGGAACACGCTGACGGCGAGCCGCGCCCATCCGGTGCTCGACGGCATCCCGACCGGGCCCGACGGGCTCCACGCCTATTTCGTCCATTCCTACCATCTCAAGGCGCGCGCGCCCGAGACCGTGCTCGCGACCGCCGATTATGGCGGCCCCGTCACGGCGATCGTCGCCCGCGACACCCTGATCGGCACCCAGTTCCACCCCGAGAAGAGCCAGACCCTCGGTCTCGCCTTCCTCAAGAACTTCCTTGCGTGGCGTCCATGATCCTGTTTCCCGCCATCGATCTGAAGGAGGGGCGCTGCGTCCGCCTCGTCCGCGGCGAGATGGACCAGGCGACCGTCTTCAACGACGATCCCGCCGCCCAGGCCGAAAGCTTCGCCCGCGCCGGGTTCTCCTGGCTGCACGTGGTCGATCTCGACGGTGCGTTCGCCGGCGCGAGCCGCAACGCCGCCGCCGTCGAGGCGATCCTCGCCCGCATCGACCTGCCGGTGCAGCTCGGCGGCGGCATCCGCGACCGGGCGGCGATCGAGGGCTGGCTCGAAAAGGGCGTCCGCCGCGTCATCCTCGGCACCGTCGCGGTGCGCGATCCCGATCTGGTGCGCGCGGCGGCGAAGGCTCATCCGGGCCGTGTCGTCGTCGGCATCGATGCCCGCGGCGGCCGCGTCGCCGTCGAGGGGTGGGCCGAGACCTCCGAGATGGCCGCCGTCGATCTCGCCCGCGCCTTCGAGGACGCAGGGGTCGCCGCGATCGTCTACACCGACATCAACCGGGACGGCCTCCTCAAGGGCCTCAATCTCCCGGCGACCCTGGAGCTCGCCCGCGCCGTCTCGATCCCGGTGATCGCCTCGGGCGGTCTCGCCGGTCTCGGCGACGTCGAGCGCCTGCTCGCGCCGGAGGCGGCGATCCTCGAAGGCGCCATCGCCGGCCGCGCCCTCTATGACGGCCGCCTCGACCCGGCCGCCGCGCTGGCGCTCATCGCGGCGCGAACCACGGCCGCGGACACGGGAGTGGCGGTCTGATGCTCAAGGTCCGCGTCATTCCCTGCCTGGACGTCAAGGCCGGGCGCGTCGTCAAGGGCGTGCAGTTCGTCGATCTCATCGATGCCGGCGACCCCGTCGAGGCCGCCAAGGCCTATGACGCGGCCGGCGCCGACGAGCTCACCTTCCTCGACATCGCCGCGAGCCACGAGGGGCGCGGCATCCTGCTCGACGTCGTCTCGCGGACGGCGGAGCAATGCTTCATGCCGCTCACCGTCGGCGGCGGGGTGCGTGCGGTGGAGGACATCCGCGCGCTGCTCCTCGCCGGCGCCGACAAGGTCTCGATCAACACCGCGGCGGTGAAGGACCCGGCCTTCGTGGCGCGTGCCGCGGAGAAGTTCGGCGATCAGTGCATCGTGGTCGCGATCGACGCCAAGCGCGTCTCGGCGCCCGGCGAGACGGACCGCTGGGAGATCTTCACCCACGGCGGCCGCACGCCGACCGGCATCGATGCGGTCGAATTCGCCTGCCGGATGGCGGAGAGCGGGGCGGGCGAGATCCTGCTCACCTCGATGGACCGCGACGGCACCAAGGCCGGCTACGACGTGGCGCTCACCCGTGCGGTCGCCGACGCCGTCTCCGTGCCGGTGGTCGCCTCGGGCGGCGTCGGCGATCTCGATCACCTGGTCGAGGGCGTCCGCGACGGCCACGCGTCGGCCGTGCTCGCCGCCTCGATCTTCCATTTCGGCACCCACACCGTCCACGAGGCGAAGGAGCGGCTCGCCGCCGCCGGCCTTCCGGTGCGGCTCGACCGATGAGCCGGCGGATCGCTTCGCCGCAGAACGTCCCCTGTCTGGAGGCCGGCCTCGTCCGGATGCGTCGATGACAGCCTTCACCCTCGATGATCTCGCCCGCATCGTGGCGGAGCGCGCCGCCGCCGATCCGGCGCAGTCCTACACGGCGAAGCTCGTCGCCAAAGGCCTGCCGCGCATCGCCAAGAAGCTCGGCGAGGAGGGCGTCGAGGCGGCCATCGCCGGCGCGCTCGGCCAAAGGGACGACTTGCGCGCGGAAGCGGCCGATGTTCTCTATCACTTGGTCGTGCTGCTCCATGCCTCGGGCGTGCCGATCGCCGAGGTGATGGCCGAACTCGAGCGCCGGACCGCCCAAAGCGGGCTCGCCGAGAAGGCGGCGCGGCCTCCCGAGTGAGGCTGCGGCGCCGCATGTCGGCGGCCTCGGCCGGTTCAATCTTCGTTTCGATCGTTCGTCAGCGGGCCGGCTCGTCGCACACGGGCAAGGGCGGCGGGTGCGGAAGGCCGTGAGTCTCGAGATGGATTTTCTCACCCCCAGGGGTCTGTCGCCCTACCGTCTGTTCACGGTCGAGGAATGGTCGCACCTGCGTGCCGACACGCCGATGACGCTCACCGCGGCGGACGTCGAGCGGCTCCAGGGCCTGCACGACCCGATCTCGCTCGAGCAGGTCGAGACGGTCTATCTGCCGCTCTCCCGTCTGCTCGCCTTCTACGTCGAGGGTGCCCAGCGTCTTCACACCGCGACCAACCGCTTCCTCGGCCGTGACGACGGCAAGATCCCGTTCGTCATCGGCATCGCCGGCTCGGTCGCGGTGGGCAAATCGACCACCGCCCGCGTGCTCCAGGCGCTGCTCGCCCGCTGGCCGCGCAGCCCCCGCGTCGCCCTCGTCACCACCGACGGCTTCCTGCTGCCGAACGGGGTGCTCGAGGCCGAGGGGCTGATGGAGCGCAAGGGCTTCCCGCAGAGCTACGACCGCCAGGCGCTGCTCGCCTTCCTGACCGACGTGAAGGGCGGCAAGAAGGTCGTCACCGCGCCGGTCTATTCGCACTTGGTCTACGACGTCGTGCCCGGCGAATATGTGACGATCGAGGCGCCCGACATTCTCATCGTCGAGGGGCTCAACGTGCTCCAGACTAACCGCCCCCCGCGCGACGGCAAGGCGATCCCCTTCGTCTCCGACTTCTTCGACTTCTCGATCTATATCGATGCCGACGAAGAGGTGATCCACGATTGGTACGTGGCGCGCTTCATGAAGCTCAAGGAGACGCGGTTCCGCGATCCGCGTTCCTATTTCCATCCCTTCGCGCACATCTCGGAGGCCGAGGCGCTGGCGCTTGCCGAGCGGCTGTGGGACCGGATCAACCGGGTCAACCTGCGCGACAACATCCTGCCGACCCGCCCGCGCGCCGACCTCATCTTGCGCAAAGGCGCCGACCACGCGATCGAGACGGTCGCCCTGCGCAAATTGTGAGGCCCCGACGATGACCGCCCGCTTCCGACCGCAGACGCCCCGCGACCGGCTCGTGCTCGCCGTCGACACGGCCGACGTCGCCGCCGCGCGGGCGGTGGTCGACGAGACGGCCGGCACGATCGGCGTCTACAAGATCGGGCTCGAGCTCATCTATGCCGGCGGGCTCGATCTCGTCCGCGACCTGGTGGCGGGCGGCGAGCGGGTCTTCCTCGACGCGAAACTCCTCGACATCGACAACACGGTCGCCGGCGCGATCCGCTCGATCGTGACGCTCGGCGTCGACATGGTGACGCTGCACGCCTATCCGAAGGCGATGGCCGCCGCCGCCGCCGCCCGCGGCGCGGCGCCGCTCGCGCTCCTCGGCGTCACGGTACTCACCTCGATGGACGAAGCCGACTTCGCCGACGCCGGCTATCGCGGCACGGTGGAGGAGCGGGTTCGCGCCCGCGCGGCGCAGGCTGCGGCGGCCGGCCTCGACGGCATCGTCTGCTCGCCCCGGGAGATCGCCGCGGTGCGCGCCGCCGCCGGCCCCGATCTCCTCATCGTCACGCCCGGCGTGCGGCCCGCCGGCAGCGCCGCCGGCGACCAGAAGCGCATCGCGACGCCGGCTGAGGCGATCCGCGCCGGCGCCGACCTCCTCGT includes:
- the hisH gene encoding imidazole glycerol phosphate synthase subunit HisH, producing the protein MNVAVLDYGSGNLRSAAKALERAAREAGGGAAILVTADPDVVRTADRIVLPGVGAFADCRRGLAAVPGLAEALVEAVEEKGRPFLGICVGMQLMAERGLEYETTDGFGWIPGDVVRIEPGAEHLKVPHMGWNTLTASRAHPVLDGIPTGPDGLHAYFVHSYHLKARAPETVLATADYGGPVTAIVARDTLIGTQFHPEKSQTLGLAFLKNFLAWRP
- the hisF gene encoding imidazole glycerol phosphate synthase subunit HisF — translated: MLKVRVIPCLDVKAGRVVKGVQFVDLIDAGDPVEAAKAYDAAGADELTFLDIAASHEGRGILLDVVSRTAEQCFMPLTVGGGVRAVEDIRALLLAGADKVSINTAAVKDPAFVARAAEKFGDQCIVVAIDAKRVSAPGETDRWEIFTHGGRTPTGIDAVEFACRMAESGAGEILLTSMDRDGTKAGYDVALTRAVADAVSVPVVASGGVGDLDHLVEGVRDGHASAVLAASIFHFGTHTVHEAKERLAAAGLPVRLDR
- the coaA gene encoding type I pantothenate kinase, producing the protein MDFLTPRGLSPYRLFTVEEWSHLRADTPMTLTAADVERLQGLHDPISLEQVETVYLPLSRLLAFYVEGAQRLHTATNRFLGRDDGKIPFVIGIAGSVAVGKSTTARVLQALLARWPRSPRVALVTTDGFLLPNGVLEAEGLMERKGFPQSYDRQALLAFLTDVKGGKKVVTAPVYSHLVYDVVPGEYVTIEAPDILIVEGLNVLQTNRPPRDGKAIPFVSDFFDFSIYIDADEEVIHDWYVARFMKLKETRFRDPRSYFHPFAHISEAEALALAERLWDRINRVNLRDNILPTRPRADLILRKGADHAIETVALRKL
- a CDS encoding phosphoribosyl-ATP diphosphatase codes for the protein MTAFTLDDLARIVAERAAADPAQSYTAKLVAKGLPRIAKKLGEEGVEAAIAGALGQRDDLRAEAADVLYHLVVLLHASGVPIAEVMAELERRTAQSGLAEKAARPPE
- a CDS encoding DUF2628 domain-containing protein, which translates into the protein MAVFSVLEPIPTGDLRHDAERVVLVREGFSWLAFLVPLVWLLVHRLWLALVLFLAASFAVQAAGSAIGGPAAALGELGLCLIFGFEANAIRRWTLTRRGLRFTAVVAGANRDECERRFFATWLVGHALERDRSALAAARPARPPSPHRPPIR
- the hisA gene encoding 1-(5-phosphoribosyl)-5-[(5-phosphoribosylamino)methylideneamino]imidazole-4-carboxamide isomerase, with product MILFPAIDLKEGRCVRLVRGEMDQATVFNDDPAAQAESFARAGFSWLHVVDLDGAFAGASRNAAAVEAILARIDLPVQLGGGIRDRAAIEGWLEKGVRRVILGTVAVRDPDLVRAAAKAHPGRVVVGIDARGGRVAVEGWAETSEMAAVDLARAFEDAGVAAIVYTDINRDGLLKGLNLPATLELARAVSIPVIASGGLAGLGDVERLLAPEAAILEGAIAGRALYDGRLDPAAALALIAARTTAADTGVAV
- a CDS encoding pyrimidine 5'-nucleotidase, which translates into the protein MIAAVSGAPDLSAFVGVEAWIFDLDNTLYPAESRLFAQIDDRIGAYVGRLLAVSAEEARVVQKDYYRRYGTTLRGLMIEHGISPDEFLSYVHDIDHSPLSPAPQLAAALARLPGKRFIMTNGSRGHAHAVAAKLGIGDHFEDVFDIVDADHVPKPEAAAYETFWRRHGIVPPKAAMFEDLARNLAVPHAHGMRTVLVVPTGTREVFREAWELEDHDAPHVGHVTDDLAGFLDRVADSLGAPR
- the hisB gene encoding imidazoleglycerol-phosphate dehydratase HisB yields the protein MRSATIERKTNETEIKVSVDLDGSGKAAIATGVGFFDHMLDQIARHAMIDLTVAAKGDLHVDDHHTVEDVGIALGQAIRQALGDRRGITRYADVHLPMDEALTRVAVDVSGRPFLVFRAAFPSPKIGTFDTELVEEFFRALAFNAGLTLHVETLYGGNSHHIAESCFKGVARALKAAFARDPRLGDAVPSTKGSL
- the pyrF gene encoding orotidine-5'-phosphate decarboxylase, producing the protein MTARFRPQTPRDRLVLAVDTADVAAARAVVDETAGTIGVYKIGLELIYAGGLDLVRDLVAGGERVFLDAKLLDIDNTVAGAIRSIVTLGVDMVTLHAYPKAMAAAAAARGAAPLALLGVTVLTSMDEADFADAGYRGTVEERVRARAAQAAAAGLDGIVCSPREIAAVRAAAGPDLLIVTPGVRPAGSAAGDQKRIATPAEAIRAGADLLVVGRPIVGAPDRREAARRIVDEIAGALG